A window of the Branchiostoma lanceolatum isolate klBraLanc5 chromosome 13, klBraLanc5.hap2, whole genome shotgun sequence genome harbors these coding sequences:
- the LOC136447887 gene encoding polyunsaturated fatty acid 5-lipoxygenase-like gives MGVSCSSESSAVDAVITVRTGDVKGGGTDGNVYIALHDIKGNRTRDVLLDVRWKNDFEAGSLDTFKIGDAKLPYDLKEIEIWRDNSMKADDWFVEVVTVDIVGEPNKFVFPVQRWVNAGERLFLTQYDSCLPQFEQHPEQRTRQLNLKRQLYQYQQNVEGLPVQIKDLPRDERFSNDYRHDIVKKKLALIAQSKIVNITSDKWTSLDDLKNVYKNNLGPPKGMNYWKEDLNFGEQRLMGCNPNIFKLCREIPENFGVTAEMLELEGLSLEDALGSKRLYMVDLTFLEGTECTKNRTICAPYALLFLNKDKDLMPVAIQLFPNKGPENPVFLPSDPPYTWMIAKMWYNMADCSFHQSCTHLGLTHIIAESCAICTHRQLSASHPMFRLVAPHFLYLLAINTLALDRLVCPGGWIDKTMQMGRDGLFNIVKKVWKDWRLDVQGTLPADLEKRGVEDVEALPNYPYRDDALPIWYAINRYVRKVVENTYDVPAKIAEDDELQAWARELAAPQAEGGCEIKGVPGNGKFTTVDEIVATVTSIIFICSVSHAAANFAQYDEYAFPPNYPAFMHGEPPKTKDPLTEQDIISALPDKSHTLDIMVVTKILSDRGTQPLGDFERQYMYDPLGVKAWKEFRQELATISQESSERDKARKTSYPYLNPSEIPNAISI, from the exons ATGGGGGTGTCTTGTAGCAGCGAGAGCTCCGCGGTTGACGCCGTCATCACGGTACGCACCGGCGACGTGAAGGGCGGGGGCACGGACGGCAACGTGTACATCGCCCTGCACGACATCAAGGGGAATCGAACCCGCGACGTCCTGCTCGACGTGCGCTGGAAGAACGACTTCGAAGCGGGAAGTCTGGACACCTTCAAGATCGGAGATGCCAAGCTGCCCTACGATCTGAAGGAGATTGAGATATGGAGGGACAACTCCATGAAGGCGGACGACTGGTTCGTGGAAGTGGTCACCGTGGACATCGTCGGAGAACCGAACAAGTTTGTGTTCCCCGTGCAGAG GTGGGTGAACGCAGGCGAGCGGCTGTTCCTGACACAGTACGACAGCTGTCTGCCACAGTTTGAACAGCACCCCGAACAGCGCACCCGACAGCTGAATCTCAAGAGACAGCTATACCAGTACCAGCAGAACGTGGAGGGGCTGCCGGTACAG ATCAAAGATTTACCAAGAGATGAGCGGTTCTCCAACGATTATAGG CATGACATCGTGAAGAAAAAGCTGGCGCTCATTGCTCAGAGTAAGATTGTCAACATTACGTCTGACAAGTGGACAAGTCTTGACGACTTGAAGAACGTGTACAAGAACAATCTTGGCCCTCCCAAG GGTATGAACTACTGGAAGGAAGATCTGAACTTCGGCGAACAAAGGCTGATGGGATGCAACCCGAATATTTTCAAGCTCTGCAGAGAAATCCCCGAAAA TTTTGGAGTGACAGCTGAGATGTTGGAGCTGGAGGGACTTTCTCTGGAGGATGCCCTGGGGTCTAAGCGTCTCTACATGGTTGACCTAACATTCTTGGAGGGAACTGAGTGTACGAAGAACAGAACG ATTTGTGCGCCGTACGCTCTACTGTTCTTAAACAAGGACAAGGACCTGATGCCAGTCGCCATCCAGCTTTTCCCAAACAAGGGCCCAGAAAACCCG GTGTTTCTTCCCTCCGACCCTCCCTACACGTGGATGATCGCGAAGATGTGGTACAACATGGCCGACTGCTCTTTCCACCAGTCATGCACTCATCTTG gactCACCCATATCATTGCCGAGTCATGCGCAATATGCACCCATCGACAACTGTCTGCATCGCACCCGATGTTCCGCCTGGTGGCGCCCCACTTTCTGTACCTGCTGGCCATCAACAC TCTTGCACTGGACAGGCTGGTTTGTCCAGGCGGATGGATTGACAAAACTATGCAGATGGGAAGGGACGGACTGTTCAACATTGTAAAGAAAGT GTGGAAAGACTGGAGACTGGACGTTCAGGGAACTCTCCCCGCTGACCTGGAGAAACGTGGG GTGGAAGACGTGGAAGCCCTCCCCAACTACCCGTACCGTGATGACGCCCTCCCCATCTGGTACGCTATCAACAGATACGTCAGGAAGGTGGTGGAGAACACATACG ATGTCCCTGCGAAGATTGCCGAAGATGACGAGCTCCAGGCCTGGGCACGAGAGCTGGCAGCACCTCAGGCAGAGGGAGGATGTGAGATAAAG GGAGTGCCTGGCAATGGTAAGTTTACGACAGTGGACGAGATCGTTGCCACGGTAACGTCCATCATATTCATCTGCAGTGTAAGCCACGCTGCCGCCAACTTCGCCCAGTACGACGAGTACGCATTCCCTCCAAACTACCCGGCATTCATGCACGGAGAGCCACCCAAGACTAAG GACCCTCTAACGGAGCAAGACATCATTAGCGCCCTCCCCGACAAGTCCCACACGCTGGACATCATGGTGGTGACCAAGATCCTGAGCGACAGGGGCACCCAGCCTCTGGGCGACTTCGAGAGGCAGTACATGTACGATCCGCTAGGAGTCAAGGCGTGGAAGGA GTTCCGCCAGGAACTTGCAACCATTTCTCAGGAGAGTAGCGAAAGAGACAAAGCGAGGAAGACTTCATACCCGTATCTGAACCCCTCTGAGATTCCTAATGCTATCAGCATCTGA